TTGCAGGGCCACGTTCCGCTTTACCAATCATGCCCATCAAACCCGTTTCTTCGAGCATCATGTCTGTGAACTTGTCCATACGAGTAGACGTTGTGGGCCCCGCTGGACCAACTGCTTCATCTCGTACCGCATCTACCGGACCTACGTAGTAAATAAAGCGGCCATTAAAATCGACGCCATTAGGGAATGCTTTGCCTTGCTCCAAGTATTCTTTAATACGCTTGTGCGCAGCATCACGACCAGTAAGGATTTTGCCGTTAAGCAATACCGTTTCACCCATTTTCCAGGTGGCTACTTCTTCTTTGGTCACCTTGTTTACATCTACACGGCGAACATTATCGCCAACATCCCAGGTAATCTCTGGCCAGTCTTCTAATTTTGGTGGGGTAAGCACTGCAGGGCCACTACCATCTAAATGGAAGTGTGCGTGGCGGGTTGCCGCACAGTTCGGGATCATCACTACTGGTTTAGACGCAGCATGGGTTGGGCAAGACTTAACTTTTACATCAAGTACCGTTGTTAGGCCACCTAAACCTTGAGCGCCTATGCCTAGTTTATTAATGCCGTCCATCAACTCTAAACGTAGTTCTTCGTCGGAATTTTCTGCGCCTTTAGCTATGAGGTCTTGAATATCAACCGGATCCATTAGCGATTCTTTGGCCATTACTGCAGCTTTTTCGGCGGTGCCGCCAATACCAATGCCAACCATTCCTGGTGGGCACCAACCAGCACCCATGGTAGGCAAGGTTTTTAATACCCACTCGGCTACAGAGTCTGATGGGTTAAGCATCACCATCTTCGATTTGTTTTCACTGCCGCCGCCTTTAGCAGCAACCATGATTTCTACTTTGTCACCAGCCACTAGGTCAATATGAACAACCGCAGGCGTATTATCTTTAGTATTTTTACGCGCACCATTTGGGTCGGCAACAATAGAAGCACGTAAAGGGTTATCTGGATTGGTATAAGCGCGACGAACCCCTTCATCGACCATTTCTTGAACCGTGAGATCACTGTCCCATTGAACATTCATCCCTACTTTTACAAACGCAGTGATAATGCCGGTATCCTGACAGATAGGACGCAAACCTTGGGCACACATGCGAGAGTTAATTAAGATTTGGGCGATGGCATCTTTGGCTGCAATGCTTTGCTCTTTTTCGTAGGCTTCGGCCATTGCAGTAACAAAATCGATGGGATGGTAGTAAGAAATGAATTGCAGCGATTCTGCGACACTGTCAATAAAGTCCTGTTTACGGATGATGGTCATAAAGTCTCCACGTTTCCTTATTATTGCCTTTAATTATCAACAGCTTTTATAGTGGCTGTTTAATCGGCTGTTAGGGTTGTTGTCGTTATCCTTCAGCGCCTATGATACCCTTGCGTCACAAAGCCTGCTATAACCTAAAGCTAAGTTTTTACAATTTATCTACATCTTCAATTCTGAATAGTGAATGGTCACGCAAAACTACCTATATGATTGTTAGTAAAACTTTTTCTATTTCTCCAGTACAACTCTTCGAGCGACTAGCACAGCAAGACTGGTGTTGTTTTTTACAATCGGCTGCCGACTCTCACGAGAATAACCAGTTTGATATTTTAGTCGCCGATCCCATTGCCACTGTTAGTTACAGCGAGCAAACGGCAGATGTAACCGTGGGCGAAGAACATTACCACAGCCAACAGGCACCTTTTGAATTACTCGAGTCACTGCGCGCACAACTTTTCCCAAACGCTCAAGGCAACACTTCACACTTTCCCTTTGAAGGTGGCGCGCTGGGCCTGTGGTCTTACGACTTAGGCAGAAGCCTTGAAGTATTGCCCGAAGAATTAAGTAGGGATTTAAACACCCCAGATATGGCAGTAGGCTTTTACGACTGGGCGCTAATTTATGACCACCACAGCAAGCAGACAACGCTTATTCAATGGCATCAGATAGGCGAAGAAGCAGCTGGGCTAGAACAATTAGAACAACGAGTGCTTTGGCTGACTATACAAAGCACTCAACAAATCGAAGCGTTTAAACTTACCAGTGAATGGCAAAGTAACATGAGCCAAGCAAGCTACACTGAGAAGTTTAAGCAAGTTCAAGAATACTTGCTCAGCGGAGATTGCTATCAAATCAATCTCGCTCAACGCTTTGAGGCAAGCTATCAGGGTAACGAAGCCGAGGCTTATCAGCGTTTGATCGCAGCAAACCAAGCCCCCTTTTCTGCTTTTATGCGCTTACCAAGCAGCTGTATACTTAGCGTATCACCGGAGCGTTTCATTAGCCTTAAGCAAGGTGAGATTGAAACTAAGCCGATTAAAGGCACTCGCCCAAGAAGCAGCGATGAACACATAGATCAGCAATTAGCTAACGAGCTACTTAAGGCTGAAAAAGACCAAGCCGAAAACTTGATGATTGTAGACTTGCTGCGCAATGACATTGGCAGAGTAGCCAGTCCGGGCACGGTTGAGGTGCCTAAGTTATTTGCTATCGAGTCTTTCCCAGCCGTACACCACTTGGTGAGCACAATTCGAGCAAGCTTAGCTCCGCAATATTCTGCTGAGCAACTGTTGGCAGCGTGTTTCCCAGGAGGCTCAATCACTGGCGCCCCCAAAATACGAGCAATGCAAATTATTGAAGAGCTTGAAGAGAGCCGTCGCAGCGCTTATTGTGGAGCTATAGGCTATATCTCGAGTAACGGCGATATGGATACCAACATCACCATTCGCACCCTTGTTTGTGAAGATCAAAAAATTTACAGCTGGGCAGGTGGCGGTGTGGTCACAGATTCCAAAGTAGCTGCAGAATACCAAGAAACTTTTGACAAACTCAGCCGCATTTTACCTGTTCTTGAATAATACTTCGTAGGAGGAAAAGTTTGCCCAACAAAGAAACCACGCATTACTTGCAACGCTTTCTCCTGCAACTCGCTAAACATGACTCACCTCGCACCGCAAAACATGCCGCTGCTGTGCTACTGCCAATCATCGCAAAGCCCGGTGAAGCAGAACAAATTGTGCTCACCCAACGCAGTGCTCATCTGCGTCATCACCCATCTCAAATTAGCTTACCCGGCGGTAAACATGACCCAGAAGATATTGACCTAAGCCATACAGCTTTAAGAGAAACTTATGAAGAAATTGGCATTCACCCCAGCGTTTTTACCATACATGGGCAATTACCCAAGCAAACTACGGTAAGTAACTTTTCGGTACGGCCGTTTATCGCTACCACCAGCGACTCGCTGTCATTTAAACTCAACTATGATGAAGTTGCCCAAGTGATGGTATTGCCACTGCTGCCTTTTTTGCAGCTAGATAATTACCATGCTTATCAGTTCAAACGCAGAGGAAAACTCGAAGAAGTCTACTTTATAGAAGTAGAAAAACATGTAATATGGGGAGCCACCGCTAAAATATTGCGTGATTTCGCTTCTCATTGTTGCAGATAACTAAATATACTTATAATCTCAGAATTAACAACTTAGTGGCTTTCACGCTTTAGCTAGGAATAAAAATGGTAAGTATATTTGACCTATTCTCAATAGGTATCGGGCCTTCCAGCTCTCACACCGTAGGACCGATGAAAGCAGCTAAGCTTTTTGCCGAGCGTTTAGACAACAATGCTGAGCTCAATCGGGTTGATCATATTAAAGTGGAATTATTCGGTTCTCTGGGCGCTACGGGTAAAGGCCACGGCACCGGAAAGGCTGTGATACTGGGCTTGTTGGGAGAGTCGCCCGAGTCGGTAGACGTTGATAGCGTTGATCAAATGCTGCTAAAAGTAGAGCAAACTCAAGAGCTGGCTTTACTGGCAAAAAAAACCGTTAACTTCCCAAAGACTGGTGCCATTGTATTTCATCGTCGCAAACAACTGCCAGTTCATAGTAACGCTTTAAGCTTCCATGCACATTTAGATAACGGCAAGTGTATCTCTGCCACTTATTACTCAATTGGCGGCGGTTACATTATTGAAGACGGCCAAACTAACGAAACAGTAAGCCACAATTACCCCTACCCCTTTGAAAACGCCGAAAGCTTATTACAGCGCTGTAAAGAAAGTGGAAAAAGTATTGCCGCTGTGGTGTCGGCCAATGAACAAGTGCATTGTTCTACTCGCACTATTAGCCAATACACCCAACAAATTTGGCAGACAATGCAAGCCTGTGTAAGCCGTGGCATAAGTGAAGAAGGTATTTTACCCGGCGGCTTAAAACTGGCTAGGCGCGCGCCTACTTTGAAGCGACAGTTATCTTCCCAAAGTAACCTCAGCTCTGACCCACTAAATGTTATGGATTGGGTAAACCTGTATGCACTTGCCGTTAGCGAAGAAAATGCCGGCGGTGGTCGTGTAGTAACCGCGCCAACTAACGGCGCAGCCGGAATTATTCCAGCTGTATTGCACTACTACCATCACCACGTGCAGGCGCTTGACCAAGATTCAATTAATCAATTCTTTCTCACCGCTACTGCAATTGGTTCTTTATATAAAACCAACGCGTCAATTTCTGGCGCCGAAGTAGGCTGCCAAGGAGAGGTAGGCGTAGCCTGTTCTATGGCTGCTGCGGGTTTGGTTGCGGTATTTGGTGGCAATCCTGAGCAAATTGAGAACGCCGCTGAAATTGGCATTGAACACAACCTTGGCTTAACTTGCGATCCTATCGGTGGTTTAGTTCAAGTCCCCTGCATTGAGCGCAATGCCATGGGCGCACTCAAGGCGATTAACGCCGCGCGACTAGCGCTTAGAGGCAGTGGTGAGCATAAAGTATCCTTAGACAAGGCAATCAAAACCATGTGGGAAACAGGCTGCGATATGAAAAGTAAATATAAAGAAACCGCCCGCGGTGGCTTAGCAGTAAACATTATCGAATGTTAAACGATTGCTAAGTGTAAATGTGCGGTTACTAGAGCTATCTCTTTGTTTTAGTAATAGTTAAGTGCAATTCTCTTTAAATGCCTATAACATTTAAACAACATTAACGGCCTGCAACACGCAGGCCGATTGCATTCTTACAAATGGATTTGAAACTATGCTAAAACAGCTCCTCTCTGGGCTACTTTTGCTCGTCTTAAAACTCGTCTTGCTGCCATTTAAACTACTGATTAAAGCGACTAGCCGTTTGCTTAATTGGATATGGGGTTTAATCAAAGCAGTTTGGCAAGTTTGGTTAGCACTAGGTCCTCGTTGGTTACGTTACTCCTTCCTTGGAATAGCCCTGCTCACCGCCGGCTATCTAGGCTTAAAATCCTTCCTTAAGCCAAACTTAACCATCGAAACCGTCAATCAAGTCCACTACCTCAATAAGGGCTGGACAGACGAACAGCGCGAGCGCTTTTATTTCACGCCTCAAGGTACCGAGCTGCTTGGCTTAGAATACGACTGGTTTATTAATCTCGAACTACCACTTTCTAAAGATTTATTAACTAGCCCCGACAACATGCGCGGCTGGGGTTTTATCGTAACCCCAGGCCAGCAAGCTAGCACCTTAAATCCTGGCAATCTGCCAGTAGGTTTGGGCCGACACATTAACCCTAAGTCGGGTAAAGAACGCTTAGATTTAACTTGTGCAATGTGTCACACCGGCGAGCTTCACTACCAAGGCAATGCACTGCGCATTGATGGCGGCCAAGCGGTACAAAGTATATCTAACGCAAAACGTGGCGAGTTCATTACTACGTTGGCAGCCTCAGTAGTCGCCACCTTGGTGAATCCAAGTAAGTGGAGCCGATTTGCTGACCGCGTAGCAGGTCAA
The Agarivorans aestuarii DNA segment above includes these coding regions:
- a CDS encoding fumarate hydratase; amino-acid sequence: MTIIRKQDFIDSVAESLQFISYYHPIDFVTAMAEAYEKEQSIAAKDAIAQILINSRMCAQGLRPICQDTGIITAFVKVGMNVQWDSDLTVQEMVDEGVRRAYTNPDNPLRASIVADPNGARKNTKDNTPAVVHIDLVAGDKVEIMVAAKGGGSENKSKMVMLNPSDSVAEWVLKTLPTMGAGWCPPGMVGIGIGGTAEKAAVMAKESLMDPVDIQDLIAKGAENSDEELRLELMDGINKLGIGAQGLGGLTTVLDVKVKSCPTHAASKPVVMIPNCAATRHAHFHLDGSGPAVLTPPKLEDWPEITWDVGDNVRRVDVNKVTKEEVATWKMGETVLLNGKILTGRDAAHKRIKEYLEQGKAFPNGVDFNGRFIYYVGPVDAVRDEAVGPAGPTTSTRMDKFTDMMLEETGLMGMIGKAERGPATVDSIAKHQSVYLMAVGGAAYLVSKAIKNAKVVAFEDLGMEAIYEFEVEDMPVTVAVDADGNSAHQQGPAIWKAKIEELDAKLSK
- the pabB gene encoding aminodeoxychorismate synthase component I; its protein translation is MIVSKTFSISPVQLFERLAQQDWCCFLQSAADSHENNQFDILVADPIATVSYSEQTADVTVGEEHYHSQQAPFELLESLRAQLFPNAQGNTSHFPFEGGALGLWSYDLGRSLEVLPEELSRDLNTPDMAVGFYDWALIYDHHSKQTTLIQWHQIGEEAAGLEQLEQRVLWLTIQSTQQIEAFKLTSEWQSNMSQASYTEKFKQVQEYLLSGDCYQINLAQRFEASYQGNEAEAYQRLIAANQAPFSAFMRLPSSCILSVSPERFISLKQGEIETKPIKGTRPRSSDEHIDQQLANELLKAEKDQAENLMIVDLLRNDIGRVASPGTVEVPKLFAIESFPAVHHLVSTIRASLAPQYSAEQLLAACFPGGSITGAPKIRAMQIIEELEESRRSAYCGAIGYISSNGDMDTNITIRTLVCEDQKIYSWAGGGVVTDSKVAAEYQETFDKLSRILPVLE
- a CDS encoding CoA pyrophosphatase, with protein sequence MPNKETTHYLQRFLLQLAKHDSPRTAKHAAAVLLPIIAKPGEAEQIVLTQRSAHLRHHPSQISLPGGKHDPEDIDLSHTALRETYEEIGIHPSVFTIHGQLPKQTTVSNFSVRPFIATTSDSLSFKLNYDEVAQVMVLPLLPFLQLDNYHAYQFKRRGKLEEVYFIEVEKHVIWGATAKILRDFASHCCR
- a CDS encoding L-serine ammonia-lyase — its product is MVSIFDLFSIGIGPSSSHTVGPMKAAKLFAERLDNNAELNRVDHIKVELFGSLGATGKGHGTGKAVILGLLGESPESVDVDSVDQMLLKVEQTQELALLAKKTVNFPKTGAIVFHRRKQLPVHSNALSFHAHLDNGKCISATYYSIGGGYIIEDGQTNETVSHNYPYPFENAESLLQRCKESGKSIAAVVSANEQVHCSTRTISQYTQQIWQTMQACVSRGISEEGILPGGLKLARRAPTLKRQLSSQSNLSSDPLNVMDWVNLYALAVSEENAGGGRVVTAPTNGAAGIIPAVLHYYHHHVQALDQDSINQFFLTATAIGSLYKTNASISGAEVGCQGEVGVACSMAAAGLVAVFGGNPEQIENAAEIGIEHNLGLTCDPIGGLVQVPCIERNAMGALKAINAARLALRGSGEHKVSLDKAIKTMWETGCDMKSKYKETARGGLAVNIIEC